The DNA region ATCCTGGAGATCACCGAGCGCGGGCGTCTGGACGAGGATCGGGCTCGTGCCCTCATCGCGCAGGCCTTCGGGCGTCCGCCGGTGAAGGACTATTTCGATCGCCTCGACTTCGACCGCGCCTTCGTCTCCGAAAGCTATCGCGCAGCCGCCATCACCAGCCGGCTCGGCGACACTGTCTACCTCGACAAGTTCGCCGTGCTCGACGCGGCGCGCGGGGAGGGGCTGGGCGGAGCGGTTTGGAAACGCCTCGTCGCCTATGCACCGCGCCTCTACTGGCGTTCGCGCATCGATAACCCGGTCAACGAGTTCTATTACGCGGTCTGCCAGGGCGCGGTGAAGTCGGGGCGCTGGGTCGTGTTCTGGCGCGGCGAGGACGACCTGTCGCGCATTCCCGAGATGGTGACGACCATCGCCGCCCTGCCGCCCACGCTGGAGGAAAGGGTCGCCTCATGAAGACGGTCGGTCTCGTCGGCGCACGCGGGCATACCGGGCGCGAGCTGATCGCGTTGCTCTCCAGGCGCTCCGGCCTCGGCCTGGTCTTCGCCTCCTCGCGCGCGATGGCCGGGGAGACGGTCACGAGCCTTGCTCCCGAAGCGCCGCGCGAGCTGCGCTTCGAGGCGCTGGGGCCGCAGGAGGTGGCGGGCAAGGGGGCCGACGCGGTGATCCTGGCTCTGCCCAATGGCGAGGCCGCGCCCTATGTCGAGGCGATCGAAAGGACGGCGCCGCAGACCGTCATCGTCGATCTGTCGGCCGATTTCCGCTTCGACGGGACCTGGGTCTACGGCTTGCCGGAAATCTACGGCCGCGAGCGGCTGGCGGGCGCGACGCGCATCGCCAATCCGGGCTGCTACGCCACGGCCGGCCAGCTCGCCGTCGCCCCGCTGAGGGACCGGCTCCGCGGCCCCGTCCACCTGTTCGGCGTGTCGGGCTATTCGGGCGCCGGCACGACGCCGACCCGGAGGAACGATACGAAACTCCTGGAAGACAATCTCATGCCCTACGCGCTCGCGGGGCACCTGCACGAGCGCGAGATGGCCCGGCACCTGGAGATCGATGTGCGCTTCAGCCCGCATGTCGCGCAATTCTTCCGCGGCCTGCTGGTGACGGCGCAGCTTGAGTTCTGCGAGGCGCTGACACTCGAGGCGTTCGAGGCGGCGTACCGCGAGGCCTACGAGGGCGAGCCGCTGATCGGCTTCGTGCAGGGCCGCCCGGCCGAGATCGCCGACGGGGCGAACGCCAACGGCGCGGCGATCGGCGGCTGGACGCTGAGCGAAGACGGCAGGCGCGGCGCGGTCGTGTGCGCGCTCGACAATCTCCTGAAGGGGGCGGCGGTGCAGGCGATCCAGAACCTCGCCCTGGCGCTCGGGCTGGAGGAGTTCGAGGCGCTGGCGTGAGGCCGCTCACCCTCCTGTGACTTGGCAACGCTCTGAGGTGTGCCACGTTAGGGGGCAAACCCGACGGAGGCCGTCATGCGTATCCTCGCCCTTCTCGCCGTGCCGCTCACCCTGATCGCCGCCGCCTGCGCGCAGGAGCCGCAGACCGAGGCCGGGCCGCCCGAACCGGATATCCCCGAAGGTGCCGAACAGGCCATCTTCGCCTCGGGCTGCTTCTGGTGCACCGAGGCCGATTTCGAAAAGCTCGACGGGGTGATCGAGGCGGTGTCCGGCTATACCGGCGGCGAGACGTCCAACCCGAGCTACGAGGACGTTACCTATGGAGAGACCGGCCATGTGGAGGCCGTTCGTGTCGTCTACGATCCCGCTCAAATCTCCTATTCGAGGCTACTCGACCATTACTGGCGCAATGTCGACCCGTTCGACGCCACCGGCCAGTTCTGCGACCGCGGCGACAGCTACCGCCCGTTCATCTTCCCGGTGAACGCCGGGCAGATGGAGGCCGCCCGGGCGAGCCTCGAGCAGGTCCGGGCCCGCTTCGACCGGGAGATCGCGGTGGAGATCGAACAGGCCGGCGACTTCTGGCCCGCCGAGGCCTATCACCAGGACTACGCCGACAAGAACCCGATCCGCTATCAGCGCTACCGCTTCGGCTGCGGGCGCGACCAGCGCCTGCGCGAGATCTGGGGCGAGGAGGCCGGCGGGATCTCCGGCTAGCCCTCCTCGCGCTCGGAGCGGATGGTTTCCTCGTACGCGGCGCTGCGTTCCTCGCGGTCGTAGCCCTGGGCGAGGAAGAGTTCGTAATGGCGCTCGCGATTGCCGCCGAGATCGACGGTGATCTCGCCGAAGCGCTCGAAGCGCTCGAAATCGCGTCGGATCACGGGAATTTCCTCGGGCCGCTCGGAGACCACGAGGATCTCGCCCTCGATGCCCTCGGGCAGGGGCCAGCCCTGCTCGGCATGGCTGATCGGGCCGGCATGGCGCAGCCACATGTAGAGCGGCGCGTCGATGCCCTGCGCATAGCGCTGCATCTGGTGGAAGTCGTTGCGGTTGTCGAAGGCGAGTGCGTCCGCGCCGGAGCGCTCGAAGGCATCGGTCAGGCGCTCGGCGGTGACGTCCCAGCCGCGCACGCGCTTGAAGGCGTTGGCGATGCCCAGCGTCTCCGAAAGCGGGACCGAAGCGGCCGCAGCCATCATGAGAAGACCCGCCGCGCTGTGAAACGCGACCGACCCCCAGAGCACCCAGCGGCGCCATTTCGGACCGTTCAGAAGGAATGCGACCGTCAGGATGAGCCCGGCCGCATAGGCCGAGGCCGCCCAGTTGGCGTGCGCCCGGCTGATGAAGGCCTGGATCGAGACCACGGCGAGCGCCGGGGCGGAGTAGAGCGCGAGCACGACGCGCCGGCGCATCGCACTCTCGAAGGCTTCCTGGCGCAGCCCCTCGACCGCCGCGACGATCAGGACCGGGAAGAAGGCCGGGCCGAACACGCCGAACTGGTCGAGCAGGAATTCCAGGAGCTCGCCCGGATTGAACAGGCTGCCGCCCCAGTTGGCATTGGCGGCGGTGTGCGAGACCGTCGCGAAGTCGTGCGCGGCGTTCCAGGCGAGGTTCGGCAGCACGATCACGACCGCGATCAGTCCTGCAGCGAGGCCCTTCAGGCCGACCAGGGCGCGCCGCACCGGCTGGTCGGCGAGGATGGCGAGTCCGGTCCCGACCAGGAAATAGATCATCGCGTATTTCGACAGGAAGCCGAGCCCGCAGGCGGCGCCGAGCACGATCGCGCTTGTCCATTCGGGCCGCTCGCGCAGGCGGACGAGGCAATAGAGCCCGGCGCTCCAGAACACCATCAGCACCGCGTCGGTGGTGATGACCGTGGCCGACAGCCAGACGGCGGGCAGGGTCGCCCAGCCGATCGCGGTCCACATCCCGGCGCGCGCCCCGAACAGGCGCGCGGCGGTCAGGCCGAGCAGGGTCGCGGTGATCGTGTGCAGGAAGGGCGCGGCCAGGCGAACGGCCCAGTCGGCATTGCCGAAGAGCGCGGTCGTCGCCGCGATCACCCAGGCGATCATCGGCGGCTTGGAGAAATAGCCCCAGTCCAGATTGCGCGACCAGATCCAGTATTGCGTCTCGTCGGCATAGAGCTGGTTCGGGTCCAGCGCGATCGCGAGGATGCGCAGGACCAGCAGCCCCGCCAGCACCAGGCCGGCGGCCAGGATTTCCGGCGGCCGGGACGCCGAGCCGGGGGCGAGGGGAATGTTCGCGCTCATGGCGGGCTGTTTCGACGATAGGGCGGGCGCTGTCAAAGCCTCTCTCGTCCGCACTACCAGGGGTTTTCATTCCTCCCCGGCGGCGGGCAAGAACCGTTGCAGCCGCGCCACGCTCATTAACGAAAATTCAGAACCGAAGACCGCGCCGCACACCCCCCGGCCGGCCCTTCGCGAGGGGCGTGCCCGGCCTTCCTGCAGGCCCCGATCATGTCCAGGGCCGGTATCTTGCGCCCCTCCGGTTCCGGAAGCCCGAATCGCCCGTCCGCATCCGGATGGACAGACGATCCGCACCGTCACATAAGCTTCACATTCATGTCACCGAACCGTGAAGGGCGGGCCGTAAGCGACGCGACGGTATTCGGGCGCACTGCCTGTTCCACTCACCCGGTCGATTAGGGGGACCAACACCCATGGCATTCTTCAAGAAGCTCGCCTACGGCGCCTCTGCCGCAGCGCTCCTCGCGATGGCGTCAACCGCCGCCGTCCACGCCCAGTCCACGTCCGCCAGCCTGCGCGGCTCGGTCGTCGACGCCGAAGGCAACCCGATCGCGGGCGCCTCGGTCACGATCATCCACACCGAATCCGGCACGGCCTCGCGCACGGTGACCAACGAGACCGGCGCGTTCGCGCAGTCCGGCCTGCGCGTCGGCGGCCCCTTCACCATCACGGTCAGCGCCGCCGGCTTCGAGGGCGAAGCCATTGACGGCCTGCGCTTCGTGCCGGGTGCCAACGCCCCGCTGACGATCGCCCTGAACCCGCAGATCACCGACGTCGTCGTCGTGACCGGCCAGGCGATCAACCGCTTGGACCTCAACAACGGCGTCGGCTCGGTGTTCTCCGCCTCCGACATCTCCAACCAGCCGGCGGCCAACCGCGACGTCATCGCGACCCTGGTTCGCGACCCGCTCGCCTTCTCCGGCGGCGAAGGCAACCTGTTCGTGGCGGGCACCAACCCGCGCTTCAACGGCCTCGCCATCGACGGCGCGCTGCAGCAGGACGATTTCGGCCTCGGCTCGAACACCTACGCGACCGAGCGTTCGCCGATCTCGATCGACACGATCGAATCCGCCTCGCTCGTGGCCACCGACTACTCGGTCGAGGTTTCCGGCTTCACCGGCGGCCTGGTGAACATCACCACCAAGTCGGGCACCAACGAGTTCGACGGCTCGGCCTATTACTACTACCAGGACGAGGGCTTCTACGGCGACGAGACCGAGGACACCACGATCACCGTGGCCCCGTTCGAGGAAAAGGAATACGGCTTCACGCTCGGCGGCCCGATCGTGCGCGACCGCCTGTTCTTCTTCGTCGCCTATGACGAGTTCGAGTCCGGGTCCGGCCGCGCCTTCGCGCAGGACGACATCGACGACGACATCGATCCGGCCTTCTACAGCGCCTTCAACGATTTCGTGCAGTCCGAGCTCGGCTTCGACATGCAGGGCCGTCCGGACACCGTCTCCACGCCGGTGACCTCCGAGCGCCTGCTCGGCAAGATCGACTGGAACATCAACGAAGACCACCGCGCGTCCTTCACCTACCAGTCGACCGAAGAGACCGGCACCTCGGTGGGCCGCCAGGATTTCGTGTCGGCCTGGTACGACATCCCGGTCGAGC from Marinicauda algicola includes:
- the argC gene encoding N-acetyl-gamma-glutamyl-phosphate reductase, producing the protein MKTVGLVGARGHTGRELIALLSRRSGLGLVFASSRAMAGETVTSLAPEAPRELRFEALGPQEVAGKGADAVILALPNGEAAPYVEAIERTAPQTVIVDLSADFRFDGTWVYGLPEIYGRERLAGATRIANPGCYATAGQLAVAPLRDRLRGPVHLFGVSGYSGAGTTPTRRNDTKLLEDNLMPYALAGHLHEREMARHLEIDVRFSPHVAQFFRGLLVTAQLEFCEALTLEAFEAAYREAYEGEPLIGFVQGRPAEIADGANANGAAIGGWTLSEDGRRGAVVCALDNLLKGAAVQAIQNLALALGLEEFEALA
- the msrA gene encoding peptide-methionine (S)-S-oxide reductase MsrA; translated protein: MRILALLAVPLTLIAAACAQEPQTEAGPPEPDIPEGAEQAIFASGCFWCTEADFEKLDGVIEAVSGYTGGETSNPSYEDVTYGETGHVEAVRVVYDPAQISYSRLLDHYWRNVDPFDATGQFCDRGDSYRPFIFPVNAGQMEAARASLEQVRARFDREIAVEIEQAGDFWPAEAYHQDYADKNPIRYQRYRFGCGRDQRLREIWGEEAGGISG
- a CDS encoding ArnT family glycosyltransferase, yielding MSANIPLAPGSASRPPEILAAGLVLAGLLVLRILAIALDPNQLYADETQYWIWSRNLDWGYFSKPPMIAWVIAATTALFGNADWAVRLAAPFLHTITATLLGLTAARLFGARAGMWTAIGWATLPAVWLSATVITTDAVLMVFWSAGLYCLVRLRERPEWTSAIVLGAACGLGFLSKYAMIYFLVGTGLAILADQPVRRALVGLKGLAAGLIAVVIVLPNLAWNAAHDFATVSHTAANANWGGSLFNPGELLEFLLDQFGVFGPAFFPVLIVAAVEGLRQEAFESAMRRRVVLALYSAPALAVVSIQAFISRAHANWAASAYAAGLILTVAFLLNGPKWRRWVLWGSVAFHSAAGLLMMAAAASVPLSETLGIANAFKRVRGWDVTAERLTDAFERSGADALAFDNRNDFHQMQRYAQGIDAPLYMWLRHAGPISHAEQGWPLPEGIEGEILVVSERPEEIPVIRRDFERFERFGEITVDLGGNRERHYELFLAQGYDREERSAAYEETIRSEREEG